In a genomic window of Orcinus orca chromosome 12, mOrcOrc1.1, whole genome shotgun sequence:
- the LOC101283712 gene encoding lymphocyte antigen 6E-like, protein MKVFLPVLLAALLGVERAHSLVCFSCMNKNSNWYCLKPTVCSDTDNYCVSISASAVIGNVVDFGYTLNKGYSPFCPIPSVNLRVASVDTRCCQSFLCNISVADRGLRASAAVLGLGLLLSLLSALLRFGP, encoded by the coding sequence ATGAAGGTTTTCCTGCCGGTGCTGCTGGCTGCCCTCCTGGGTGTGGAGCGAGCCCACTCCCTGGTGTGCTTCTCTTGCATGAATAAGAACAGCAACTGGTACTGCCTGAAGCCCACCGTCTGCTCCGATACAGACAACTACTGTGTGAGCATCTCTGCATCCGCTGTTATCGGGAACGTGGTGGACTTTGGCTACACCCTGAACAAGGGCTACTCCCCATTCTGCCCCATCCCGAGCGTCAATCTCCGTGTGGCGTCCGTGGACACCCGCTGCTGCCAGAGCTTCCTGTGCAACATCAGTGTGGCCGACCGCGGGCTGCGAGCCAGCGCCGCTGTGCTGGGCCTCGGGCTCCTGCTCAGCCTGCTGTCGGCTCTGCTACGATTTGGCCCCTGA